The following proteins come from a genomic window of Athalia rosae chromosome 1, iyAthRosa1.1, whole genome shotgun sequence:
- the LOC105687044 gene encoding uncharacterized protein LOC105687044 isoform X1 has protein sequence MSFVLQLGTVETPDEVGNNNSTSVIAQELTGTIPIGTVIAKPLLPTNNNKSQNLQNLKTVNITSVPPGTTLSSIVKPVTVTYPVNKTIRDAQKIGGSQTKTTQVLTTRVISQKIPSSTYQIHPTNSPVSPAHALHLPVKTPLPSPGTNVTKIQSLPSPTFTQTVNAQSKMTATPEGAQNKQQSATITNLQSTMHQKSQVSTQQILNTSGVKTITTTSVPNMQRIQLKTQNIGGKPQTVNLQKVKTIANVNNQMGHRVNLPRMQTIPKSQVLTPSTQGTQISMSQVMNSANMQRVQQVNSSGMQHVQKVHQPLGISNAQKLSQVFGNQKVQPQVIGNAAGHAMQKVQHSGLQQNQQILQKGNVVTQKTLGVQRQQQSTAVNNLSKSVNSVAGIQKVQPNAQQQQQKNIQTTQQQRPQAMATLQKSQTMATVNSNKTQSASNITKSNSVPNISKLQQNQNSINVSKQQITNQTAQVQTTQLSQLQQQLMHQTPQNQQQQQITQKQQQQQINALSQTQRCQSVTGGQQKMATITSIPSNQRAQTTTNTKAQQQQLQPQMVLRVGPSKNQSQNMQSANMKPVSQKVMNSVKTLNQQNVAQQSNRTLNSQPIKIIQQQQQNLIGPQNTQKQPGCIKTIPPQKSAQRNHVPKVSGIKTSLNTNLSSLKGQGSQTTIAQKTSIKTLLPQQPSGQNMIANKNQPVKIQQQSIQQKQLVMTAQYPQQLRAQTGQIKTLLPVVGGEIRKDNDNKNETEPHSTNEDGGQRAPQSPARRIPLPYECLQFVLQDHNYGAPPPRTPPPASPPPHPKQQPVNGGGSSTAVPQHPFTYGQAVVSTNVEDDAGSAISSEAGREAEPEGEETETAPEGEGDDEDSVTRCICDFEHDDGYMICCDRCLVWQHVDCMGIDRSNIPDEYLCEMCRPRRVDRQRARTLQLRKREELLNSDTSSDSSSTSSADTDVGVNTAPKKRAPSQPQQQQSQPLQQQQPQQQQQLQQQQQQLQQQQQVQPQVQPQHQQLQQQVQPQQQQPQQQQPQQQQQQQQQQPQQQQTQQATRRKSDPPPQVRRLSSTNNNNNNVAKRQRRDPHPRQTSAVRKKETVKRGPGKRKTKRRMSLEDREEDTQDAWGTNMAPLRQWIERYEEAVTNHYSPELRARISSIKVNGAHGDLRQSNMNAAATGKCRLNVHSNNLRFLVATMYLPPNTPVVELRGKYMLSAQHRPSHPQSRQHAQRPGPFVFFYRLPRDGTEVCVDTRTYGNDARFVRRSCKPNAEVKHCIEKGTLHLYIVTTTAIEKNAEITIRHEQHDLMLSPNLNSPIVPLICACNNTRECQVAAMGQLSRRGSNGALAENADGRERRRRGRRNTVCEDSDSLSAVSSTSISQPAPTPAPAPAVAPTRRTLTSGNASSTVTRQVTAKEETPVVQQPPLTSPSIVPSQPPETTKKDKKKMTREERKMEAIMKAFERLEKAEQRKQEVQARNAQRKESGGTHSDNDDTPITSAQVKQKPQSAERPVRRKRRKGRARTTSTSHSQQNRCRTRLNSADSDISSGEESNSMQSPPLPNQNCPPIRGMPYAQHLHTPTKDVTDSSSVGSTGHHGIPTAAGLLLALANSNVPGPSSPPLQQPTPIKSPTCDSGASSSSQSSTPSTPLSSACLLVAAAVGPLAPGFKFPKTKKVLMNEWLKESPDPPQTHIPQISPIPALPSAPLCNPITQLNKPTDFLSPTDPSPEFLTQSYAAKSLATLVQAANSVSGICDSPPQRRQTIPGNSSCSGSTGSAKKRWLRQAISEECDSPNSRPESPPSEMVAPPKKRRIARESLSSDNYTPPTTPTLLSSEHVLSQSTCNNEDEFVDMAQSPNNEHSTPNSEYVHNNVKDEADSESEAAETIELKEKIKFMNPEYDIPQSELCIKYEKDDEPMPLVKSDSTNSVKLEVDSIKEEKVFVNSPNPRKTEITMVKQELGDTPATTGMVLANKIELPEVKEEAIQENDSHNIKKEASQIKKESQVVLIEKGTVEIVDQNEPDTEMEDLSSPIAAMESDAVLKQRAAEMRLEFSGSIADIVNIASENEKSDDDRKYELNKADELKSDDNMSIDEFDVEAQMMKITGDDGNDYKEKVDTSSEKDKSMDGIEGLMDSSKEDSDSEDNDVDDPQTEKTPFGEFHITTEHRAFREFESKPEDRGFIDFEVKRVPNRVEVEVTKIQPSSEPNISLEESIILESTCSNIDVETIVKIPKIEFPIPPLSERIRKKTEQQQPAKLQLDFEASIIESTIEIEAGAGSTEGEQKSMLSSALRELLEAKIDVDPEPLEIEPSTAKVNVISPDEQLDRIQCTNPVNMQDLVVKSEEQITQVESALARVENIVPTEPRRLKDPRTIAPTDMPAPLPTKPEVPAPVKRKVRTLSISEYRKRKQQSSGTPPEPEPEPSTDATSDRGGTRGRSDSASSGTSSLSSDEEGNSKVSSLDLPGLTTLPLFINVDSDEKKGGEEGVMGWSAAPTLVERQRENLTERLKREFGLFLSDDEEERARKQGLTAEAILKARKLSPSTQAIIPGATTVYPTPQLPPQPYIPPPGSAPIHFPQFQTKPVPVQYSNFAVPQAVSQPIYPNTTAQPLANKQQTQQFLIPQAPPGSNPYPPQFVPSSSAVPAQRFPAVPAPPPQPSAQFFPPSPQVQKTFFNHPAPRT, from the exons ATGAGTTTTGTTCTACAATTGGGAACCGTCGAAACACCCGATGAAGTTGGCAACAACAACAGTACCTCCGTAATAGCTCAAGAGTTGACCGGAACGATTCCAATTGGTACGGTAATCGCCAAGCCTTTGTTACCTACGAACAACAACAAGTCGCAGAACttgcaaaatttgaaaactgttaATATTACCTCCGTACCGCCCGGCACGACCCTGTCATCGATTGTTAAACCTGTGACCGTCACTTATCCGGTGAATAAAACAATCAGGGATGCGCAGAAAATCGGAGGTTCGCAAACTAAAACAACTCAGGTTTTGACCACACGAGTCATTTCTCAGAAAATACCATCCTCCACGTACCAAATACATCCGACGAATTCACCTGTAAGTCCGGCTCACGCGTTGCACCTACCCGTAAAGACTCCTTTGCCTTCACCCGGTACAAATGTGACCAAGATTCAGTCTCTACCGTCTCCCACGTTTACGCAAACCGTGAACGCCCAATCAAAAATGACCGCCACCCCAGAGGGAGCTCAAAATAAGCAACAATCAGCTACCATAACAAATTTGCAGTCTACCATGCATCAAAAATCGCAAGTTTCAACTCAGCAAATTTTAAACACGTCTGGCGTCAAGACCATCACTACCACTTCTGTTCCGAACATGCAAAGGATTCAACTGAAAACTCAGAATATCGGTGGCAAACCTCAAACCGTCAACTTACAGAAGGTAAAAACTATTGCCAATGTCAATAATCAAATGGGGCATCGCGTTAATTTACCAAGGATGCAAACCATACCGAAGTCGCAGGTTCTCACACCCTCTACTCAGGGCACTCAAATTTCCATGAGTCAAGTAATGAACAGTGCGAATATGCAAAGAGTACAGCAGGTCAATTCCTCCGGTATGCAACATGTCCAGAAAGTTCATCAGCCGTTGGGAATAAGCAATGCACAGAAGTTGTCGCAGGTATTCGGTAATCAGAAAGTACAGCCGCAGGTTATAGGCAATGCCGCGGGTCATGCGATGCAAAAAGTTCAACATTCCGGATTGCAGCAAAATCAACAAATCCTACAAAAAGGAAACGTGGTCACACAAAAGACGCTTGGAGTTCAGAGACAGCAGCAATCTACCGCTGTGAATAATCTTTCGAAATCTGTAAACTCTGTAGCTGGTATACAGAAGGTACAGCCCAACgcgcagcaacagcaacaaaaaaatatacaaaccACGCAACAGCAAAGGCCTCAGGCTATGGCGACTCTGCAAAAATCACAAACAATGGCAACGGTGAATTCTAATAAAACTCAGTCCGCTTCCAATATCACAAAAAGTAACAGCGTCCCGAATATCTCCAAGTTGCAgcaaaatcaaaattcgatAAACGTCAGCAAACAACAAATCACCAATCAAACAGCACAGGTTCAGACCACGCAATTATCCCAGCTCCAGCAACAGCTGATGCATCAAACCCCACAAaatcaacagcaacaacagatCACTCaaaagcaacaacaacaacaaattaaTGCTCTGTCACAAACGCAAAGATGTCAATCCGTGACCGGAGGGCAACAAAAAATGGCCACTATTACATCCATTCCAAGCAATCAAAGAGCACAGACAACGACGAACACTAAAGCTCAACAACAGCAACTGCAACCTCAGATGGTGCTCAGAGTTGGCCCTTCCAAAAATCAGTCACAAAACATGCAGTCTGCAAATATGAAGCCAGTTTCCCAGAAGGTCATGAACAGCGTAAAAACTTTGAACCAACAAAATGTAGCCCAACAATCGAATCGTACTTTGAACTCTCAGCcgattaaaataattcaacagcaacagcaaaacCTCATCGGTCCTCAAAATACCCAAAAGCAACCCGGGTGCATCAAAACTATACCCCCGCAAAAATCAGCCCAGAGAAATCACGTCCCCAAAGTTTCTGGTATCAAAACTTCCTTGAATACTAATCTGAGCTCACTCAAAGGGCAGGGATCACAAACTACAATAGCACAAAAGACAAGCATAAAAACTCTACTTCCTCAACAACCGAGTGGGCAAAATATGATTGCCAATAAAAATCAGCCAGTGAAAATCCAGCAGCAATCGATCCAACAGAAGCAACTCGTTATGACTGCCCAATATCCTCAGCAACTCAGAGCTCAGACTGGACAAATTAAAACGTTGCTACCAGTCGTTGGAGGAGAAATCCGTAAAGACAATGACAACAA aaACGAGACCGAGCCACACTCAACTAACGAAGACGGCGGTCAGCGAGCACCACAATCTCCCGCACGACGAATACCACTGCCATACgag TGTCTCCAGTTTGTCTTACAAGACCACAATTATGGTGCACCTCCGCCGAGGACTCCTCCGCCCGCATCCCCACCGCCGCACCCTAAGCAGCAGCCTGTTAACGGCGGAGGAAGTTCAACTGCAGTTCCTCAACATCCCTTCACTTATGGACAAG CAGTTGTCAGTACAAACGTAGAAGATGATGCTGGAAGTGCGATAAGCAGTGAAGCTGGACGAGAAGCCGAACCGGAGGGTGAGGAGACAGAAACTGCGCCTGAAGGTGAGGGGGATGACGAAGACAGCGTGACGAGATGCATTTG TGATTTCGAACATGATGATGGCTATATGATCTGCTGCGATCGTTGTCT AGTTTGGCAACATGTTGACTGTATGGGCATAGACCGCTCTAATATACCTGACGAGTATTTATGCGAAATGTGCCGGCCACGTCGCGTGGATAGGCAACGGGCCCGAACTTTGCAGCTGCGCAAACGTGAAGAGCTTCTCAATTCCGACACATCTTCCGACTCCTCATCTACGAGCTCAGCCGACACCGACGTCGGTGTAAATACAGCCCCGAAAAAGCGAGCACCGTCGCAACCGCAACAACAACAGTCACAACCGCTACAACAGCAACAAccacagcagcaacaacaactacaacaacaacaacaacaactacagcaacagcaacaagtACAGCCGCAAGTGCAGCCGCAACATCAACAATTACAGCAACAGGTGCAgccgcaacaacaacaaccgcagcaacaacaaccgcagcaacaacaacaacagcagcaacaacaaccgcAGCAACAACAAACACAACAAGCTACGAGAAGAAAATCTGATCCACCTCCACAGGTCAGACGGTTGAGTAgtaccaataataataacaataatgttgCGAAACGACAAAGAAGGGATCCACATCCGAGGCAGACCAGTGCGGTACGTAAGAAAGAAACTGTCAAGCGTGGTCCAGGGAAAAGGAAGACCAAAAGAAGAATGAGCCTGGAAGATAGAGAGGAAGACACGCAGGATGCATGGGGCACAAATATGGCCCCTTTGAGACAGTGGATCGAGCGATATGAAGAGGCAGTTACAAATCATTACAGTCCTGAACTTCGTGCCAGAATTTCAAGCATTAAAGTTAATGGAGCTCATGGTGACTTACGACAGAGCAACATGAACGCTGCCGCAACTGGCAAATGCAGGCTTAATGTACACAGTAATAATCTCAGA TTTTTGGTTGCTACTATGTATCTACCACCGAACACTCCTGTTGTTGAACTTCGTGGGAAGTATATGCTGAGTGCGCAGCACAGGCCTTCGCATCCTCAAAGTCGACAACATGCACAGAGACCTGGtccttttgtatttttttaccgattgCCACGTGATGGAACTGAAGTTTGTGTCGATACTAGAACTTACGGAAACGACGCGAGGTTCGTTCGTCGAAGTTGTAAACCGAACGCAGAAGTCAAACATTGTATAGAGAAAGGAACGTTGCATTTGTATATCGTTACAACTACGGCAATCGAAAAGAATGCTGAGATAACCATAAGACATGAGCAACATGATCTCATGTTGTCACCAAACCTTAATTCACCCATTGTACCACTAATTTGCGCCTGCAACAACACAAGAGAATGTCAAGTCGCGGCTATGGGACAATTGAGTAGGCGAGGAAGTAATGGTGCACTCGCTGAAAATGCCGA TGGTAGGGAGAGAAGACGGCGAGGTAGAAGAAACACTGTGTGTGAAGATAGCGATTCGTTGTCCGCAGTTTCCAGTACAAGTATTAGTCAACCAGCCCCAACACCGGCGCCAGCCCCTGCTGTCGCTCCTACTCGAAGAACACTAACAAGTGGTAACGCCAGTTCAACGGTAACACGTCAGGTGACAGCTAAAGAAGAAACACCTGTAGTACAACAACCCCCTCTCACGTCGCCCTCGATTGTTCCATCTCAACCACCAGAGACGActaaaaaggataaaaagaaaatgacgaGGGAGGAGCGTAAGATGGAAGCGATAATGAAAGCTTTTGAAAGATTAGAAAAGGCGGAGCAGAGGAAACAGGAAGTCCAGGCAAGAAATGCTCAGAGAAAAGAGTCAGGAGGTACACATagtgataatgatgataccCCCATTACTTCTGCACAGGTAAAACAAAAACCGCAAAGTGCTGAACGACCTGTGAGAAGAAAGCGAAGAAAGGGACGTGCTCGAACTACCAGTACTTCGCATTCTCAACAAAACAGATGTAGAACCAGATTGAACTCTGCCGACTCCGATATATCCTCGGGCGAAGAAAGCAATTCCATGCAGTCACCCCCTCTGCCAAATCAAAATTGCCCACCGATCAGAGGGATGCCTTACGCTCAGCATCTGCACACTCCAACAAAGGACGTTACTGATAGCAGTAGTGTTGGCTCCACTGGCCATCATGGAATTCCTACAGCTGCTGGATTACTACTTGCGCTGGCAAATTCTAATGTGCCGGGACCAAGTTCACCACCACTTCAGCAACCAACGCCAATTAAGAGCCCAACTTGTGATAGCGGAGCTAGTAGTAGCTCTCAAAGCTCAACTCCCTCTACACCGTTGTCATCTGCTTGTTTATTAGTTGCAGCAGCCGTAGGTCCTTTGGCACCAGGTTTCAAGTTTcccaaaacgaaaaaagtctTGATGAACGAGTGGCTCAAAGAATCCCCGGATCCACCTCAAACTCATATTCCACAGATTTCCCCGATACCAGCTTTACCTTCTGCGCCACTGTGTAATCCTATTACCCAGTTGAATAAGCCAACGGATTTTCTGTCACCTACTGATCCATCGCCAGAGTTTCTCACTCAAAGTTACGCCGCTAAGAGTCTGGCGACTTTGGTACAAGCGGCAAATTCAGTCTCTGGAATATGCGACTCTCCCCCTCAACGAAGGCAGACTATCCCTGGAAATTCTTCATGCTCCGGGTCCACAGGATCAGCAAAGAAGCGATGGCTACGCCAAGCCATTTCCGAAGAATGCGATTCACCCAATAGCCGGCCAGAAAGTCCTCCAAGTGAGATGGTAGCACCaccaaaaaagagaaggattGCAAGAGAGAGTTTATCATCCGATAACTATACTCCCCCAACTACTCCAACGCTATTGTCATCCGAACATGTTCTCTCCCAGTCAACATGCAACAATGAG gATGAATTTGTAGACATGGCCCAATCCCCCAATAACGAACATTCTACACCAAATTCCGAATACGTGCACAATAATGTGAAAGACGAAGCGGATTCCGAATCAGAGGCAGCAGAGACCattgaattaaaagaaaaaataaagttcatGAATCCTGAATATGACATTCCCCAGTCCGAACTGTGcattaaatatgaaaaagatGATGAACCAATGCCACTAGTGAAAAGTGATTCTACTAACTCAGTTAAATTAGAAGTTGATTCTAttaaagaggaaaaagtttTCGTAAATTCACCGAATCCCCGCAAAACTGAAATAACCATGGTGAAACAAGAGTTAGGTGACACTCCTGCCACGACTGGAATGGTATTGgccaataaaattgaattgccGGAAGTCAAAGAGGAAGCAATACAAGAAAATGACTCCCACAACATTAAGAAAGAAGCCAGCCAGATcaaaaaagaatcacaagtaGTGTTGATTGAGAAAGGTACAGTTGAAATTGTTGATCAGAACGAACCTGATACAGAAATGGAAGATTTAAGCTCACCGATTGCTGCGATGGAGTCAGACGCTGTTCTCAAACAACGAGCAGCGGAAATGAGACTTGAATTCAGTGGTAGTATAGCAGATATAGTGAATATCGctagtgaaaatgaaaaatccgaCGACGATAGAAAATACGAACTCAATAAAGCTGATGAACTGAAATCTGATGATAATATGTCCATTGATGAGTTTGACGTTGAGGCACAGATGATGAAAATTACTGGCGATGATGGAAACGATTACAAAGAGAAAGTTGACACGAGCTCCGAGAAAGATAAAAGCATGGACGGAATCGAAGGACTTATGGATAGTTCGAAAGAAGATTCTGATTCAGAGGATAATGACGTTGATGATCCTCAAACGGAAAAAACTCCGTTTGGAGAATTTCATATTACCACCGAGCACAGGGCGTTCAGAGAGTTTGAAAGTAAACCAGAAGATAGAGGATTCATCGATTTTGAAGTCAAAAGAGTCCCCAATCGCGTAGAGGTGGAAGTCACTAAAATTCAACCTTCCAGCGAGCCGAACATTTCGTTGGAAGAATCTATTATACTAGAATCTACGTGTTCTAACATTGATGTGGAAACTATCGTTAAAATTCCCAAAATAGAATTTCCCATTCCGCCACTGAGTGAGAGAATTCGTAAAAAGACAGAGCAACAACAACCCGCCAAATTGCAGCTGGACTTCGAAGCATCCATAATTGAATCGACTATTGAAATAGAAGCTGGTGCTGGTTCGACAGAAGGTGAACAAAAATCTATGCTTTCTTCCGCTCTCAGAGAGTTGCTAGAAGCAAAGATTGACGTCGATCCAGAACCTTTGGAAATCGAACCTTCGACAGCAAAAGTGAACGTTATCTCCCCAGATGAACAATTGGACAGAATTCAGTGTACTAATCCTGTGAACATGCAGGATTTGGTTGTGAAAAGTGAAGAACAAATAACTCAAGTTGAATCTGCCCTTGCGagagttgaaaatattgtcCCAACAGAACCCAGAAGACTTAAAGACCCCAGGACTATTGCACCAACTGACATGCCAGCACCACTCCCGACAAAGCCAGAAGTGCCAGCACCAGTCAAACGCAAGGTTAGAACG TTATCAATATCAGAGTATCGTAAACGCAAACAACAATCATCGGGCACACCACCTGAGCCGGAACCAGAACCATCAACTGACGCAACATCAGATCGGGGGGGCACAAGAGGTAGATCGGATAGTGCTAGCAGCGGGACTTCTTCGCTGAGCTCTGACGAAGAGGGAAATTCAAAAGTTTCTTCATTGGATCTGCCTGGCCTAACAACTTTACCACTTTTTATCAACGTAGATAGCGATGAAAAGAAAG gTGGTGAAGAAGGCGTTATGGGCTGGTCTGCTGCGCCGACTTTAGTTGAACGTCAACGAGAAAACCTTACCGAGAGACTGAAACGCGAGTTTGGATTATTTCTCAGtgacgatgaagaagaaagGGCCCGAAAACAAG GTTTGACAGCAGAGGCAATTCTGAAAGCTCGTAAATTATCGCCTTCGACGCAAGCTATTATTCCTGGTGCAACGACTGTTTATCCGACTCCTCAATTACCGCCACAACCCTACATACCTCCCCCTGGTTCGGCTCCCATCCATTTTCCTCAATTTCAAACTAAGCCAGTGCCAGTGCAATATTCAAACTTTGCAGTGCCTCAAGCCGTGTCGCAACCCATTTACCCGAATACAACAGCACAACCTTTGGCTAACAAGCAGCAAACGCAACAATTTTTGATACCGCAAGCACCGCCAGGATCGAATCCTTACCCACCGCAATTTGTACCATCTTCATCAGCTGTCCCAGCCCAAAGGTTTCCAGCTGTACCAGCGCCGCCACCTCAACCAAGTGCTCAATTTTTCCCACCGTCACCCCAGGTCCAGAAAACTTTCTTCAACCATCCTGCGCCAAGAACGTAA